From a single Cherax quadricarinatus isolate ZL_2023a chromosome 9, ASM3850222v1, whole genome shotgun sequence genomic region:
- the LOC128686161 gene encoding uncharacterized protein, translating into MASLCFLTPVLMVLLVGVVTPQEEEQRPLSMRCVSEGRFPHPSDCGGFVDCLPDGEGLRAREGSCRGRAYHPTLRKCVTLNKVDGCKPRAARALANDPKLDYVCENSTSDFMCADCKTLVLCVNGTAYPETCGSGDLCNIDNDHFGGGVCYPNQPSDCSCDAPNQFKEDSYNEARFLFCEATGSDPQIFQCPDDHVFDSTMNQCIHYNGLPECTSIGVFANSRNCSQFYNCIPTIDGWVQKPFSCNNETHKHLMYNEAAGSCEDPCTWGNGNFKCEEEGRFADPLNCQRYYECVKDTSEASDFRQALHECPEGYEWDQSARNSYGHCVLEGNSLNPCVPAVANKCSVDRSQCPSTTEEPDDTTDQPTTRQHE; encoded by the exons ATGGCTTCATTGTGTTTCCTCACCCCTGTTCTCATGGTCCTCCTG GTGGGTGTTGTGACGCCACAGGAAGAGGAGCAACGTCCTCTAAG CATGCGTTGCGTGTCAGAAGGAAGGTTCCCACATCCCAGTGACTGCGGAGGCTTCGTGGATTGTCTACCTGACGGAGAAGGATTGAGGGCTCGTGAAGGATCCTGCAGGGGCCGCgcctaccatcccaccctcagGAAGTGTGTCACCTTGAATAAA GTTGATGGATGTAAGCCTCGTGCCGCCAGAGCTCTCGCCAACGATCCCAAGTTGGACTATGTTTGTGAAAACTCCACAAGTGACTTCATGTGTGCCGACTGCAAGACACTAGTCCTCTGTGTCAACGGTACAGCATATCCAGAGACTTGCGGTTCTGGCGACTTGTGTAATATCGACAATGACCATTTTGGAGGTGGTGTGTGCTACCCTAACCAACCTTCAGATTGTTCTTGCGATGCACCCAACCAGTTCAAGGAAGATTCCTACAATGAAGCTCGCTTCTTATTCTGCGAGGCCACAGGTTCGGACCCACAAATCTTCCAGTGCCCTGATGACCATGTTTTCGATTCCACAATGAACCAGTGTATACATTACAACGGTCTACCGGAGTGCACCAGCATTGGTGTCTTTGCAAATTCCAGAAATTGCTCCCAGTTCTACAACTGCATTCCCACAATTGACGGCTGGGTACAGAAACCCTTCTCGTGTAACAATGAGACTCATAAGCATTTAATGTATAACGAGGCAGCTGGTAGCTGTGAGGACCCATGCACCTGGGGCAACGGAAATTTTAAATGCGAGGAAGAAGGTCGCTTTGCCGACCCTCTCAACTGCCAACGATACTACGAGTGTGTGAAAGACACAAGTGAGGCATCAGATTTCCGCCAGGCTCTACACGAGTGTCCAGAGGGCTACGAGTGGGACCAATCAGCGAGAAATTCTTACGGTCATTGTGTGCTAGAGGGCAATAGCTTAAACCCGTGTGTCCCTGCTGTTGCCAACAAGTGCAGTGTGGATAGGAGTCAGTGTCCCAGCACCACTGAAGAGCCCGATGATACCACTGACCAACCAACCACTCGCCAGCATGAATAA